A stretch of Lathyrus oleraceus cultivar Zhongwan6 chromosome 6, CAAS_Psat_ZW6_1.0, whole genome shotgun sequence DNA encodes these proteins:
- the LOC127094980 gene encoding probable serine protease EDA2: protein ISVLQETTRLIEQKLATNGKALKASFNAANLENDGDFLYFVADASVIAFQYGNPDILCKPLVEAKKHGDDLVEAYDKFIKDFFLKSEGSTQSYNQQNLKNTAIIENSADKLWWFQVCTKVAYFQVAPSNDSIRSHKVDTRYHLDLCKNVFGKGIYPDVDAINLYYGGTKVAGSKIVFTNGSQDPWCRASKQISSPSMPSKGCIRVYGFIAT, encoded by the coding sequence ATATCTGTGTTACAAGAAACCACTCGACTTATCGAACAAAAACTAGCAACTAATGGAAAGGCACTGAAGGCTTCTTTTAATGCAGCTAATCTTGAAAATGATGGAGACTTCTTGTATTTCGTGGCTGATGCTTCTGTTATAGCGTTTCAATATGGAAATCCGGATATATTATGCAAGCCTCTTGTTGAAGCAAAGAAGCACGGAGATGATTTGGTGGAAGCTTATGACAAATTTATCAAAGATTTTTTCCTTAAATCTGAAGGTAGTACACAAAGTTATAACCAACAGAACTTGAAGAACACTGCTATCATTGAAAACAGTGCTGATAAATTATGGTGGTTTCAAGTTTGTACTAAAGTTGCATACTTTCAGGTGGCTCCTTCAAATGACAGTATACGCTCCCACAAAGTTGACACGAGATACCATTTGGACCTTTGCAAAAATGTCTTTGGAAAGGGCATATATCCTGATGTTGATGCAATTAATTTATACTATGGAGGCACAAAAGTTGCTGGTTCCAAAATAGTATTCACAAATGGTTCACAAGATCCTTGGTGTCGTGCATCTAAACAAATTTCATCACCCAGCATGCCTTCCAAAGGTTGTATTAGAGTTTATGGATTTATAGCCACTTGA
- the LOC127094981 gene encoding probable serine protease EDA2 translates to ISVLQETTRLIEQKLATNGKALKASFNAANLENDGDFLYFVADASVIAFQYGNPDILCKPLVEAKKHGDDLVEAYDKFIKDFFLKSEGSTQSYNQQNLKNTAIIENSADKLWWFQVCTKVAYFQVAPSNDSIRSHKVDTRYHLDLCKNVFGKGIYPDVDATNLYYGDTKVAGSKIVFTNGSQDPRRRASKQISSPSMPSKGCIRVYGFIAT, encoded by the coding sequence ATATCTGTGTTACAAGAAACCACTCGACTTATCGAACAAAAACTAGCAACTAATGGAAAGGCACTGAAGGCTTCTTTTAATGCAGCTAATCTTGAAAATGATGGAGACTTCTTGTATTTCGTGGCTGATGCTTCTGTTATAGCGTTTCAATATGGAAATCCGGATATATTATGCAAGCCTCTTGTTGAAGCAAAGAAGCACGGAGATGATTTGGTGGAAGCTTATGACAAATTTATCAAAGATTTTTTCCTTAAATCTGAAGGTAGTACACAAAGTTATAACCAACAGAACTTGAAGAACACTGCTATCATTGAAAACAGTGCTGATAAATTATGGTGGTTTCAAGTTTGTACTAAAGTTGCATACTTTCAGGTGGCTCCTTCAAATGACAGTATACGCTCCCACAAAGTTGACACGAGATACCATTTGGACCTTTGCAAAAATGTCTTTGGAAAGGGCATATATCCTGATGTTGATGCAACTAATTTATACTATGGAGACACAAAAGTTGCTGGTTCCAAAATAGTATTCACAAATGGTTCACAAGATCCTCGGCGTCGTGCATCTAAACAAATTTCATCACCCAGCATGCCTTCCAAAGGTTGTATTAGAGTTTATGGATTTATAGCCACTTGA